One stretch of Callospermophilus lateralis isolate mCalLat2 chromosome 11, mCalLat2.hap1, whole genome shotgun sequence DNA includes these proteins:
- the Atp2a3 gene encoding sarcoplasmic/endoplasmic reticulum calcium ATPase 3 isoform X4 produces the protein MVLAWFEEGEETTTAFVEPLVIMLILVANAIVGVWQERNAESAIEALKEYEPEMGKVIRSDRRGVQRIRARDIVPGDIVEVAVGDKVPADLRLIEIKSTTLRVDQSILTGESVSVTKHTDAIPDPRAVNQDKKNMLFSGTNIASGKAVGVVVATGLHTELGKIRSQMAAVEPERTPLQRKLDEFGRQLSHAISVICVAVWVINIGHFADPAHGGSWLRGAVYYFKIAVALAVAAIPEGLPAVITTCLALGTRRMARKNAIVRSLPSVETLGCTSVICSDKTGTLTTNQMSVCRMFVVAEAKAGSCSLHEFTISGTTYTPEGEVRQGEQLVRCSQFDGLVELATICALCNDSALDYNEAKGVYEKVGEATETALTCLVEKMNVFDTDLKALSQVERAGACNAVIKQLMRKEVTLEFSRDRKSMSVYCTPTHPDSKAQGSKMFVKGAPESVIERCSSVRVGSRTAPLNTTSREQILAKIRDWGSGSETLRCLALATRDAPPKKEDMQLDDCSKFAQYETDLTFVGCVGMLDPPRPEVAACITRCHRAGIRVVMITGDNKGTAVAICRRLGIFGDTEDVKGKAYTGREFDDLSPEQQRLACCTARCFARVEPAHKSRIVENLQSFNEVTAMTGDGVNDAPALKKAEIGIAMGSGTAVAKSAAEMVLSDDNFASIVAAVEEGRAIYSNMKQFIRYLISSNVGEVVCIFLTAILGLPEALIPVQLLWVNLVTDGLPATALGFNPPDLDIMEKLPRNPHEALISGWLFFRYLAIGVYVGLATVAAATWWFLYDAEGPHITFYQLRNFLKCSEDNPLFEGINCEVFESRFPTTMALSVLVTIEMCNALNSVSENQSLLRMPPWLNPWLLAAVAMSMALHFLILLVPPLPLIFQVTPLSGHQWVVVLQISLPVILLDEALKYLSRHHMDGILGTVSQAWSRQPLTSSRTPDHTGLASLVSPCGNKGSEVNAGIRAESPVCTSD, from the exons GTCCTGGCTTGGTTCGAGGAGGGCGAGGAGACCACAACAGCCTTCGTGGAGCCCCTGGTCATCATGCTGATCCTTGTGGCCAACGCGATTGTGGGCGTGTGGCAG GAACGCAATGCTGAGAGTGCCATCGaggccttaaaggaatatgagcCTGAGATGGGCAAAGTGATCCGCTCAGACCGCAGAGGTGTGCAGAGGATCCGCGCCCGGGACATAGTCCCTGGAGACATTGTGGAAGTGGCAG TGGGAGACAAAGTGCCTGCTGACCTCCGCCTCATCGAGATCAAGTCCACCACACTGCGAGTGGACCAGTCCATCCTGACGG GTGAATCCGTGTCCGTGACCAAGCACACAGATGCCATCCCAGACCCTAGAGCTGTGAACCAGGACAAGAAGAATATGCTGTTTTCT GGCACCAATATAGCATCAGGCAAGGCAGTGGGTGTGGTGGTGGCCACAGGTCTGCACACGGAGCTGGGCAAGATCCGGAGCCAGATGGCAGCAGTGGAACCTGAGCGGACACCACTGCAGCGCAAGCTGGATGAGTTTGGGCGGCAGCTGTCCCATGCCATCTCTGTCATCTGTGTGGCTGTATGGGTCATCAACATTGGCCACTTTGCTGACCCAGCCCATGGTGGCTCCTGGCTCCGTGGTGCTGTCTACTACTTTAAGATTGCCGTGGCCCTGGCTGTGGCTGCAATCCCCGAAGGCCTCCCAGCAGTCATCACTACGTGCCTGGCACTGGGCACACGGCGCATGGCACGCAAGAATGCCATAGTACGGAGCCTGCCCTCTGTGGAGACCCTGGGCTGCACCTCAGTCATCTGCTCTGACAAGACGGGCACTCTCACTACCAATCAGATGTCAGTGTGCCGG ATGTTCGTGGTAGCCGAAGCGAAAGCGGGCTCCTGCAGTTTGCACGAATTCACCATCTCGGGTACCACGTATACCCCGGAGGGAGAAGT GCGGCAGGGGGAGCAACTTGTTCGCTGCAGCCAGTTCGATGGGCTGGTGGAGCTGGCGACCATCTGTGCCCTGTGCAACGACTCAGCGCTGGACTACAACGAG GCCAAGGGCGTGTATGAGAAGGTGGGAGAGGCCACAGAGACAGCTCTGACTTGCCTGGTGGAGAAGATGAATGTGTTTGACACTGACCTGAAGGCCCTGTCCCAGGTGGAGCGAGCTGGCGCCTGCAATGCG GTCATCAAGCAGCTAATGAGGAAGGAGGTCACCCTCGAGTTCTCCCGGGACCGGAAGTCCATGTCAGTGTACTGCACACCTACCCACCCTGACTCCAAGGCCCAGGGCAGCAAGATGTTTGTGAAG GGGGCTCCTGAGAGTGTAATTGAGCGCTGCAGCTCAGTCCGTGTGGGGAGCCGCACAGCACCCCTGAATACCACCTCCAGGGAGCAGATCCTGGCAAAGATCCGAGATTGGGGCTCAGGCTCAGAGACGCTGCGCTGCCTGGCACTGGCCACCCGGGATGCACCCCCCAAGAAGGAGGACATGCAGCTGGACGACTGCAGCAAGTTTGCTCAGTATGAG ACAGACCTGACCTTCGTGGGCTGCGTgggcatgctggaccccccacgGCCTGAGGTTGCTGCCTGCATCACACGCTGCCACCGAGCGGGCATCCGCGTGGTCATGATCACAGGGGACAACAAAGGCACGGCTGTGGCCATCTGTCGCCGGCTTGGCATCTTTGGGGACACAGAGGATGTGAAGGGCAAAGCCTACACAGGCCGCGAATTTGATGACCTCAGCCCAGAGCAGCAGCGCCTTGCCTGCTGCACTGCCCGCTGCTTCGCCCGAGTGGAGCCGGCGCATAAGTCCCGCATCGTggaaaacctgcagtcctttaacgaGGTCACTGCCATG ACTGGTGATGGGGTGAACGACGCACCTGCTCTGAAGAAAGCAGAGATCGGCATTGCCATGGGCTCGGGCACAGCTGTGGCCAAGTCAGCTGCAGAGATGGTGCTGTCAGATGACAACTTTGCCTCCATTGTGGCTGCTGTGGAGGAGGGCCGGGCCATCTACAGCAACATGAAGCAATTCATTCGCTACCTCATTTCCTCAAATGTTGGCGAGGTTGTCTG CATCTTCCTCACAGCAATTCTGGGCCTGCCTGAAGCCCTGATCCCCGTGCAGCTGCTCTGGGTGAACCTGGTGACAGATGGCCTACCTGCCACAGCCCTGGGTTTCAACCCACCAGACTTGGACATCATGGAGAAGCTGCCCCGGAATCCTCATGAGGCCCTCATTAGTGGCTGGCTCTTTTTCCGATATCTGGCTATTGGAG TGTACGTAGGCCTGGCCACAGTGGCTGCCGCCACCTGGTGGTTCCTGTATGATGCCGAGGGACCTCACATCACCTTCTACCAGCTG AGGAACTTCCTGAAGTGCTCTGAGGACAACCCGCTCTTTGAGGGCATCAACTGCGAGGTCTTTGAGTCCCGCTTCCCCACTACCATGGCCTTGTCGGTGCTTGTGACCATCGAGATGTGCAATGCCCTCAACAG CGTCTCGGAGAACCAGTCGCTGCTGCGGATGCCGCCCTGGCTGAATCCCTGGCTGCTGGCGGCCGTGGCCATGTCCATGGCCCTGCACTTCCTCATCCTGCTGGTGCCACCCCTGCCC CTCATTTTCCAGGTGACCCCACTGAGCGGGCACCAGTGGGTGGTGGTGCTCCAGATATCTCTGCCTGTCATCCTGCTTGATGAGGCCCTCAAGTACCTGTCCCGGCATCACATGGACG GCATTCTCGGGACAGTCTCACAGGCCTGGAGTAGGCAGCCGCTGACCAGCTCCCGGACCCCAGACCACACCGGGTTGGCTTCTTTGGTGTCACCTTGTGG AAATAAAGGATCAGAAGTGAATGCAGGGATCAGAGCAGAGTCTCCAGTGTGTACCTCAGACTGA